A genomic window from Streptomyces mirabilis includes:
- a CDS encoding ABC transporter permease — MSHSTVPRSGTEADTTEKTPVASGRATGSQEKRPSGKVSLRLRFRRDRVLLLMTLPAVLLVLLFNYVPILGNIVAFQDYDPYISDNGIVSMLHSPWVGIENFQRVFEDSAFWDAVQNTLVLFFLQLVLYFPIPIALALLINSVVRPRVRALSQAILYLPHFFSWVLVIAVFQQLFGGAGILSQLLRQHGYDGLDIMTDPNTFKFLITAQSVWKDAGWGIIVFLAALSSVSPDLYEAAAMDGAGRWRRMWHITLPALRPVIALLLVLRVGDALTVGFEQILLQRDAVGPGAAEVLDTFVWWNGVRNQDFGYAAAAGLIKGVVSLGLVLAANKVAHLMGEQGVYKK; from the coding sequence GTGTCCCACAGCACGGTGCCTCGGAGCGGGACCGAGGCCGACACGACAGAGAAGACCCCGGTGGCATCCGGCCGCGCCACCGGCTCCCAGGAGAAACGCCCCTCCGGAAAGGTGAGCCTGCGGCTCAGGTTCAGACGCGACCGCGTCCTGCTCCTGATGACGCTGCCGGCGGTCCTGCTGGTCCTGCTCTTCAACTACGTGCCGATCCTCGGCAACATCGTCGCCTTCCAGGACTACGACCCGTACATCAGCGACAACGGCATCGTCTCCATGCTGCACAGCCCCTGGGTGGGCATCGAGAACTTCCAACGGGTCTTCGAGGACTCGGCGTTCTGGGATGCCGTGCAGAACACCCTCGTGCTGTTCTTCCTCCAGCTCGTCCTGTACTTCCCGATCCCGATCGCGCTCGCGCTGCTCATCAACAGCGTGGTCAGGCCCAGGGTCCGGGCGCTCTCACAGGCGATCCTCTACCTGCCGCACTTCTTCTCCTGGGTGCTGGTCATCGCCGTCTTCCAGCAGCTCTTCGGCGGCGCCGGAATCCTCTCGCAGCTGCTGCGGCAGCACGGGTACGACGGTCTCGACATCATGACCGACCCCAACACCTTCAAGTTCCTGATCACCGCGCAGAGCGTGTGGAAGGACGCCGGCTGGGGGATCATCGTCTTCCTCGCCGCGCTGTCCTCGGTCAGCCCGGACCTGTACGAGGCCGCCGCGATGGACGGCGCGGGTCGCTGGCGCCGCATGTGGCACATCACGCTGCCCGCGCTGCGCCCGGTGATCGCCCTGCTGTTGGTGCTCCGCGTCGGTGACGCCCTCACCGTCGGCTTCGAACAGATCCTGCTCCAGCGCGACGCCGTCGGACCAGGAGCGGCGGAGGTCCTCGACACCTTCGTCTGGTGGAACGGCGTCCGCAACCAGGACTTCGGCTACGCGGCGGCCGCCGGACTGATCAAGGGCGTGGTCAGCCTCGGCCTGGTCCTCGCCGCGAACAAGGTGGCCCATCTCATGGGCGAGCAGGGGGTGTACAAGAAGTGA
- a CDS encoding extracellular solute-binding protein: MTPNTAPSAPSRRSFLASTAVAAAAVAGGMPLLAACGGSDSGSGGGTSAGKSAKKLLPAYVATNVVTPDIAAKNGSAVGFTSKLDIASLRTSVPKKLGKGGKVSIMSPFWGSPPKSDNAYYKAMNDLSGVDVEWQNQDGNTYDQKLGAVLASSDIPDVVVVPGWNMGGKIPSAIIGKFADLGPYLSGDKVKDYPNLAGIPSDAWQRCIFGGKLRGLPMPSSYVANIVPLYRKDIFDKEGYQVPTSADEFMALAKEITNAKAKRWACLDMKWTAFNAWGVLSGSEKALGWNMVDGKLIYRVETQEYLEALEWTRKLFAAGYVHPDAKLGKSQSTDPGPKFAAGEFLIYNQDISQWWSRTAEQATQNPDYKIWGMDIFGHDGGSPTLWAGEPANIFAFVSKKASESVVRDVLAVANVTAAPYGTKEYMLTNYGVEGTHYTVKNGVPTKTDQGNNEVINAYVMVASPTATIAHPDFPEVAKAQVEWQQRMGAFTKKSSFYGMQITEPSRYTNLSNDFEQLEDDIVRGRKKISDMQQAVSDWKSKGGDQLRDWYKKLLDENGPAAS, translated from the coding sequence ATGACGCCGAACACCGCCCCCTCCGCTCCCAGCCGGAGAAGCTTCCTCGCCTCCACGGCGGTCGCCGCCGCGGCGGTCGCGGGAGGGATGCCGCTGCTCGCCGCCTGCGGCGGCTCGGACAGCGGCTCGGGCGGGGGCACGTCGGCGGGCAAGAGCGCCAAGAAGCTGCTGCCGGCCTACGTCGCGACCAACGTGGTGACCCCTGACATCGCCGCCAAGAACGGCTCCGCGGTCGGCTTCACCAGCAAGCTCGACATCGCTTCCCTGAGGACCTCGGTGCCGAAGAAGCTCGGCAAGGGCGGCAAGGTCAGCATCATGTCCCCGTTCTGGGGGTCGCCGCCGAAGTCGGACAACGCCTACTACAAGGCGATGAATGACCTGAGCGGTGTCGACGTCGAGTGGCAGAACCAGGACGGCAACACCTACGACCAGAAGCTCGGCGCGGTCCTGGCCTCCAGCGACATCCCGGACGTCGTGGTCGTCCCCGGCTGGAACATGGGCGGCAAGATACCCAGCGCCATCATCGGCAAGTTCGCGGACCTCGGCCCGTACCTCTCCGGGGACAAGGTCAAGGACTACCCGAACCTGGCCGGGATCCCGTCCGATGCCTGGCAGCGCTGCATCTTCGGTGGCAAGCTGCGCGGCCTGCCCATGCCGTCCTCGTATGTCGCCAACATCGTGCCCCTCTACCGCAAGGACATCTTCGACAAGGAGGGATACCAAGTCCCCACCTCCGCCGACGAGTTCATGGCCCTGGCCAAGGAGATCACCAACGCCAAGGCCAAGCGCTGGGCCTGCCTGGACATGAAGTGGACCGCCTTCAACGCCTGGGGCGTGCTCTCCGGCAGCGAGAAGGCGCTCGGCTGGAACATGGTGGACGGCAAGCTGATCTACCGCGTCGAGACCCAGGAGTACCTCGAAGCGCTGGAGTGGACCCGCAAGCTCTTCGCCGCCGGGTACGTCCACCCCGACGCCAAGCTCGGCAAGAGCCAGTCCACCGACCCTGGTCCCAAGTTCGCCGCCGGCGAGTTCCTCATCTACAACCAGGACATCTCGCAGTGGTGGAGCCGCACCGCCGAACAGGCCACCCAGAACCCGGACTACAAGATCTGGGGCATGGACATCTTCGGCCACGACGGCGGCTCACCGACCCTCTGGGCGGGTGAGCCGGCCAACATCTTCGCCTTCGTCAGCAAGAAGGCCTCAGAGTCCGTCGTCCGTGACGTGCTGGCCGTCGCCAACGTCACCGCCGCGCCGTACGGCACCAAGGAGTACATGCTCACCAACTACGGCGTCGAGGGCACCCACTACACCGTCAAGAACGGCGTTCCCACCAAGACCGACCAGGGCAACAACGAGGTCATCAACGCCTACGTCATGGTCGCGAGCCCCACCGCGACCATCGCCCACCCCGACTTCCCCGAGGTCGCCAAGGCGCAGGTCGAGTGGCAGCAGCGGATGGGCGCCTTCACCAAGAAGTCCTCCTTCTACGGCATGCAGATCACCGAACCCAGCCGCTACACCAACCTCTCCAACGACTTCGAGCAGCTGGAGGACGACATCGTCCGCGGCCGCAAGAAGATCAGCGACATGCAGCAGGCCGTCTCCGACTGGAAGAGCAAGGGTGGCGACCAACTGCGCGACTGGTACAAGAAGCTGCTCGACGAGAACGGCCCGGCGGCGAGCTGA